In bacterium, the following are encoded in one genomic region:
- the eutM gene encoding ethanolamine utilization microcompartment protein EutM has product MSLDALGMIETRGLVGAIEAADAMVKAAKVTLIGKEKIGGGYVTVMVRGDVGAVKAATDAGAAAAEKVGELVSVHVIPRPHAEVELILPKRAELATES; this is encoded by the coding sequence ATGAGCCTTGATGCGCTGGGCATGATCGAAACGCGTGGGCTGGTCGGCGCGATTGAAGCGGCTGACGCCATGGTGAAAGCGGCCAAGGTCACGTTGATCGGCAAAGAGAAGATCGGCGGCGGCTATGTGACCGTGATGGTGCGCGGCGATGTCGGTGCGGTCAAGGCTGCCACGGACGCCGGTGCTGCTGCCGCGGAGAAAGTCGGCGAGTTGGTTTCCGTTCACGTCATTCCGCGGCCGCATGCGGAAGTCGAATTGATTCTGCCCAAACGGGCTGAACTGGCCACGGAATCCTGA